One window from the genome of Pyrus communis chromosome 16, drPyrComm1.1, whole genome shotgun sequence encodes:
- the LOC137720127 gene encoding short-chain dehydrogenase TIC 32, chloroplastic-like isoform X1, translating into MWFFRGKGPSGFSSSSTAEEVTQGIDATGLTAIVTGASSGIGTETARVLALRGAHVVMAVRNVAAGKDVREAIVKQIPTAKVDTMEMDLTSLSSVRKFASDFNSSGLPLNILINNAGVMATPFLLSKDKIELQFATNHAGHFLLTDLLLDTMKKTARKSSKQGRIVNVSSEAHRFPYPEGIRFDKINDQAGYRSYLAYGQSKLANILHANELARRLKEQGADITANSLHPGVIATNLFRYNSAINGNHFTKWLVNVLGRVLLKNVQQGAATTCYLALHPQVKGVTGKYFADSNLSKTTPRGQDVEMGKKLWDFTMDLTK; encoded by the exons ATGTGGTTCTTTAGAGGAAAAGGCCCATCCGGGTTCTCGTCGTCTTCCACAGCAGAAGAAGTTACTCAAGGGATTGATGCCACTGGTCTCACCGCCATTGTTACAG GAGCATCGAGTGGTATTGGCACCGAAACTGCACGCGTTCTTGCACTGCGCGGTGCCCATGTGGTTATGGCAGTGAGGAATGTGGCTGCCGGTAAAGATGTAAGAGAAGCAATAGTGAAGCAAATTCCCACTGCCAAAGTTGATACCATGGAAATGGATCTCACTTCCTTATCATCCGTGAGAAAATTCGCATCGGATTTCAATTCCTCCGGGCTTCCTCTCAACATCCTAAT TAACAATGCAGGAGTTATGGCAACCCCTTTCTTGCTTTCTAAGGACAAAATCGAACTTCAGTTCGCGACAAACCACGCAG GTCATTTTCTTTTGACAGACCTTTTGTTGGATACTATGAAGAAAACAGCACGCAAAAGCAGCAAACAAGGGAGAATTGTAAATGTGTCCTCAGAAGCTCACCGCTTTCCATATCCTGAAGGAATTCGTTTTGATAAGATTAACGACCAAGCAGG GTACAGAAGTTATCTTGCATACGGCCAATCAAAGCTTGCTAACATTTTGCATGCTAACGAGCTTGCAAGACGTTTAAAG GAACAAGGGGCAGATATAACAGCAAACTCACTTCACCCTGGTGTAATTGCTACCAATCTTTTCCGTTATAACAGCGCTATTAACGGTAATCACTTCACTAAAT ggcttgtTAACGTGCTTGGTAGAGTTTTGCTTAAAAATGTTCAGCAG GGAGCAGCAACGACGTGCTACCTGGCACTGCATCCGCAAGTCAAGGGGGTGACCGGCAAATATTTTGCCGATAGTAACCTATCCAAGACAACTCCACGAGGGCAAGATGTGGAGATGGGAAAGAAGCTATGGGATTTCACCATGGATTTGActaaatga
- the LOC137720128 gene encoding uncharacterized protein translates to MSGGVGPTCGDISLPKEQEHEFKEHNDETSSKLSSHQKSPTSHSTATATASPRKAGGGLFSFRQLNALAVVVVLSASGMVSPQDFAFVFFSVIYMHIISKVAFPILGSSRDPTVFNPQNKVLRLYVLTGAVIGLLLPIAYILEGIFEGDKQGISAASPHVFLLASQVFMEGMAFADRFSTPIRVFVPVFYNSRRIFTIVDWLRSEFSKEHEEYGGSAKRLYVGRGLAIANMAFWCFNLFGFLLPVYLPRAFKKYYSAHKLKDH, encoded by the coding sequence ATGTCAGGTGGGGTTGGTCCAACCTGCGGTGACATCAGCCTCcccaaagaacaagaacatgaaTTCAAAGAACACAACGACGAAACCTCCTCAAAACTCAGCTCCCACCAAAAGTCCCCAACTTCACactccaccgccaccgccaccgcctCTCCGCGCAAAGCCGGTGGCGGTCTGTTCTCCTTCCGGCAGCTCAACGCCCTCGCCGTCGTCGTCGTCCTCTCCGCCAGCGGCATGGTAAGCCCCCAAGACTTCGCCTTCGTCTTCTTCTCCGTGATCTACATGCACATCATCTCCAAAGTTGCTTTCCCCATCCTCGGTTCCTCCAGAGACCCCACGGTTTTCAACCCCCAAAACAAAGTCCTCCGCCTCTACGTCCTGACCGGCGCCGTCATCGGCCTTCTGCTCCCCATTGCCTACATTTTGGAGGGCATTTTCGAAGGCGATAAACAAGGCATCAGCGCTGCTTCCCCGCACGTTTTTCTTCTTGCCAGTCAGGTGTTCATGGAAGGAATGGCTTTTGCCGACCGGTTTTCGACGCCCATACGTGTCTTCGTGCCGGTTTTCTACAATTCCAGGCGGATTTTCACCATTGTGGATTGGCTGAGGAGTGAGTTTTCCAAGGAGCATGAGGAGTACGGTGGATCTGCAAAAAGATTATATGTGGGGAGAGGGCTTGCCATTGCTAATATGGCGTTTTGGTGCTTCAATTTATTTGGGTTCTTGCTGCCTGTCTATCTTCCTAGGGCTTTCAAGAAGTACTACTCCGCCCATAAACTGAAAGATCATTGA
- the LOC137720183 gene encoding uncharacterized protein At3g49055-like, producing MENPTETLPETQVNGPDPPNNPETSESGDGLLAELESLRQSHQALLSKSAAMEEDSDLIRQQRDDALARNAELTKVVGKISGERDSLRDEIQKLEGCLREKEDGFDSKLEEELKLKEVIENEVRVCRETIERLELERKERDGFLLKCLDSLRSIKEGIIGIIDCVGDEKVGNGTEEAEGTGAESGSDPEWRAVYEEIAAVARLTASAEAQVSEYKELRKKEKKELENSVVSLTEENRDISSLLRVALAEKEAVVKRLKGSEQKRVPILQRVGFGFIMGSGGNEQSPENSGDKLDGAGSTAGSKSDGSDCEEGVISLASTVEKIMKNLRLEITQLRRSLDESRSDTERLQSLVEKQAQQISENTQYIKELENRERVLTQNVEELMIEIKESEAEVARWREACELEVEAGKTEIGEREKVIAILKQELEKTKAALDISNGKLKMKEELAVTAMAAQAAAERSLQLADSRASGLRARIEELTKQVEEAESRERNNRRVRHICWPWRLLKASNNAQNSIKPVKRLLPEMQALLHYSG from the exons ATGGAAAACCCTACAGAAACACTCCCAGAAACCCAGGTGAACGGCCCAGATCCGCCGAACAACCCAGAAACCTCCGAATCCGGTGATGGTCTTCTCGCCGAGCTCGAGTCCCTCCGCCAGTCGCACCAGGCCCTGCTGTCGAAGTCGGCGGCAATGGAGGAAGACTCTGATCTCATCCGGCAGCAGAGAGACGATGCCCTGGCTCGCAACGCCGAGCTAACCAAAGTCGTCGGAAAAATTTCCGGCGAGAGAGACTCGCTTCGCGACGAAATTCAGAAGCTCGAAGGTTGTCTGAGAGAAAAGGAAGATGGGTTTGACTCGAAATTGGAGGAGGAGCTGAAGTTGAAGGAGGTGATTGAAAACGAGGTGCGAGTTTGTCGGGAGACGATtgaaagattggagcttgagagaaaagagagagatgggtTTTTGCTGAAGTGCTTGGATTCGCTCCGATCGATCAAGGAGGGCATAATCGGAATAATCGACTGCGTCGGCGACGAGAAGGTAGGGAATGGGACTGAAGAAGCTGAGGGGACCGGTGCGGAATCGGGATCCGACCCAGAATGGAGGGCGGTTTATGAGGAGATTGCGGCGGTTGCCCGGCTGACGGCTTCGGCGGAAGCGCAGGTGAGTGAGTATAAAGAGctgaggaagaaggagaagaaggagttGGAGAATAGCGTGGTGAGTCTGACGGAGGAGAACAGAGATATCAGCAGCCTGCTTAGGGTTGCTCTGGCGGAGAAGGAGGCGGTGGTGAAGAGGTTGAAAGGAAGCGAGCAGAAGCGGGTGCCTATTTTGCAGAGAGTTGGGTTTGGGTTTATAATGGGAAGTGGGGGCAATGAGCAGTCGCCGGAGAATTCCGGGGATAAGCTGGACGGTGCAGGGTCTACTGCAGGAAGTAAATCGGATGGCAGTGACTGTGAAGAGGGGGTCATCAGTCTG GCCTCGACTGTAGAGAAGATCATGAAGAACCTGCGGCTTGAGATCACTCAGTTGAGAAGATCTCTGGATGAATCTAG GTCAGACACTGAGCGCTTGCAGAGTCTCGTGGAAAAACAAGCTCAACAAATTTCGGAAAACACGCAGTACATCAAGGAGTTAGAAAATAGAGAGAGGGTGTTAACTCAAAAT GTTGAAGAACTCATGATCGAAATAAAGGAAAGTGAAGCAGAGGTTGCTAGATGGAGAGAAGCTTGCGAGCTAGAAGTTGAAGCCGGGAAAACTGAGATAGGAGAACGTGAGAAAGTG ATCGCCATTCTGAAGCAAGAATTGGAGAAGACAAAAGCGGCTCTTGACATATCAAATGGCAAACTGAAGATGAAAGAAGAACTTGCAGTGACCGCTATGGCTGCGCAGGCAGCAGCAGAGAGGTCCCTGCAGCTGGCCGATAGCAGGGCATCAGGACTACGGGCACGTATAGAAGAACTAACGAAACAAGTAGAAGAAGCAGAGAGCAGAGAGCGCAACAACCGAAGGGTGAGACACATATGTTGGCCATGGCGACTCCTGAAAGCTTCTAACAATGCACAAAACAGTATTAAGCCTGTAAAACGATTACTACCAGAAATGCAAGCCTTGCTTCACTATAGCGGCTGA
- the LOC137720125 gene encoding uncharacterized protein, whose product MSIAKPTTSDSLYAMKSGEENDSIDTIIRQVAKEPSISFSRAGDSPVPWIQLLHALDQQELPGWPLHSPIKVQMQKCDKCPREFFSSINYRRHIRVHHRLKKLDKDSSKNRELLREFWDKLSPEEAKEAVSFNNVTLEEVPGSSIIKALTILIRKPGFSSLPHICLKAGSALLDVVQARPSRFPISSQELFSILDDASEKTFLCGTAISMQRYVFDGEAGKIGLESKNLVACTSFLVEQILLKAWHADKDAEALRLQKLLVEEEEAAQRRQEELLERKRLKKLRQKEQKEKDQRHGEKVDVKENIDETLEAVPLVETSSPSATFDSDTASSDALDHARLSLEPFHFSNTGENADLESQTGVSFGHVDSASGPNVERQLVQGNGSRRAVARWHMSPKSRRGVPNGFHDGHSSQTAKHSSIQHHGNHRDVRATSSGNRVWSRKPKPEYDGGSLKAGVQKEASEPDQIKNHEVLIGSIPVNLGNFCQESNNLAGVHDDHPSEKGQMLKDNSQDKTNKPDLVQSGTNRSTVKLWRPVSRNGTRGPTPIHNSSKESDINVVAEKGNSQSPYSENCKRSCVVDGHNDGNGNGSTHPDETQSLGFSSRAAEDFLAQRWKEAIAADHVELVLFQDSEPPRCPDNQNDGEVGANHSLKSKRSILGNAENRLVDAEAFDLPTAGAAKVRRRTKHDKGVKIKYILKHSTVA is encoded by the exons ATGTCAATTGCAAAACCTACGACCTCAGACTCTCTGTATGCTATGAAATCAGGGGAGGAAAATGATTCCATTGACACTATCATCAGACAAGTTGCGAAAGAGCCATCTATTTCTTTCTCAAGGGCCGGGGATAGCCCAGTCCCGTGGATTCAGCTACTTCATGCCTTAGATCAACAAG AACTTCCAGGTTGGCCTCTGCACTCTCCTATTAAAGTGCAAATGCAAAAGTGTGATAAATGCCCACGAGAGTTTTTCTCATCCATCAACTACAGAAGACACATACGTGTACACCATCGGTTGAAAAAGCTTGATAAG GATTCTTCTAAAAATAGGGAGCTTCTACGTGAATTTTGGGACAAG CTCTCGCCAGAAGAGGCAAAAGAAGCTGTATCATTCAATAATGTGACTTTAGAG gAAGTTCCAGGGTCTTCAATTATAAAGGCATTGACAATTCTTATACGGAAACCGGGATTTTCTTCTTTGCCCCACATTTGTTTGAAGGCTGGTTCTGCCCTTCTG GATGTTGTTCAAGCTAGACCTTCCAGGTTTCCCATATCATCCCAGGAGTTATTTTCTATCCTCGATGATGCAAGTGAAAAGACGTTTCTGTGTGGGACAGCCATATCAATGCAGAGATATGTTTTTGATGGGGAGGCTGGGAAAATTGGCCTTGAATCAAAAAACTTAGTTGCTTGTACAAGCTTCCTGGTGGAACAGATATTG TTGAAAGCCTGGCATGCTGACAAGGATGCGGAAGCTTTGAGGTTACAGAAGTTGCtagtggaggaagaagaagctgctCAAAGAAG GCAAGAAGAGCTCTTGGAAAGGAAAAGGCTGAAGAAGCTTAGGCAGAAAGAACAGAAGGAAAAGGATCAAAGACATGGGGAGAAGGTTGATGTTAAGGAGAACATTGATGAAACTCTGGAGGCTGTGCCACTCGTAGAAACATCTAGTCCTTCAGCAACATTTGATTCTGACACGGCCAGTTCGGATGCGCTGGATCATGCCCGCTTATCACTTGAACCATTCCATTTCTCAAATACGGGTGAAAATGCAGATCTCGAATCTCAGACTGGAGTTAGCTTTGGACATGTTGATTCAGCGAGTGGACCAAATGTTGAAAGGCAGCTGGTGCAAGGAAATGGTAGTCGGCGTGCAGTTGCTCGATGGCACATGTCTCCAAAATCACGGCGGGGTGTACCCAATGGATTTCATGATGGCCATAGTTCTCAAACAGCGAAGCATTCATCCATCCAACACCACGGTAACCACAGGGATGTAAGGGCTACTTCCAGTGGCAATAGAGTATGGAGTCGAAAGCCTAAACCAGAATATGATGGGGGGAGTTTGAAAGCTGGAGTACAGAAAGAAGCATCTGAACCAGATCAAATCAAGAACCATGAGGTTTTGATTGGTTCTATACCAGTCAATCTTGGAAATTTTTGCCAGGAAAGTAATAATCTGGCTGGTGTTCATGATGACCATCCTTCGGAGAAAGGTCAAATGCTAAAGGACAATTCTCAGGATAAAACCAATAAACCTGATCTGGTACAGAGTGGCACAAACCGGTCAACAGTGAAGCTTTGGAGGCCAGTGAGCCGGAATGGAACAAGAGGTCCTACGCCAATTCATAATAGCAGCAAAGAATCTGACATAAATGTGGTAGCTGAAAAGGGCAACAGCCAAAGCCCTTACAGTGAAAATTGTAAAAGATCGTGTGTTGTGGATGGCCATAATGATGGAAACGGGAACGGCTCTACTCACCCCGATGAAACACAAAGCCTGGGCTTCTCTAGCCGTGCGGCAGAAGATTTTCTTGCACAAA GGTGGAAGGAGGCTATTGCTGCAGATCATGTGGAATTGGTTCTATTCCAAGACTCTGAACCTCCCAGATGCCCAGACAATCAAAATGACGGTGAAGTAGGAGCAAATCATTCGTTGAAGTCTAAACGCAGCATTCTTGGCAATGCAGAAAACAGGCTTGTAGATGCGGAGGCATTTGATTTGCCAACTGCTGGAGCTGCTAAAGTCAGGCGCAGGACGAAGCATGACAAGGGTGTGAAGATTAAGTACATTCTGAAACATAGCACAGTTGCCTAG
- the LOC137720126 gene encoding SKP1-like protein 21, translated as MSEGVMAVVKPEMKSYIWLQTADGSIQQVEEEVAMFCPMICREILQTGMGSSKNYAISLPQRVNPAILGLILDYCRFHQVPGRSNKERKIFDEKFIRMDTKKLCELTSAADSLQLKPLVDLTSRALARIIEGKTPEEIRETFHLPDDLTEEEKLEPLRNITDDPRIRLLNRLYAKKRKELKEREKLKNVEAEEERVDERSVDDLLTFINGGNREAKGIKTNKNKKKNRRRKDHPKDSSTNVNGHNKDLDALSSASHDGDIINVELSSPSSSKLQDSTSVTFSPKLDFDDGDLDDDLDPAMKEELDREVEDFARRLNSDWPERMQEILSLGQERRLAPININGNGSAHGYKSLDRR; from the exons ATGTCAGAAGGTGTCATGGCGGTTGTCAAACCTGAG ATGAAATCTTACATCTGGCTTCAAACTGCTGACGGCTCAATCCAACAAGTAGAAGAAGAGGTTGCCATGTTCTGTCCCATGATATGCCGAGAAATATTGCAAACAGGAATGGGATCTTCTAAAAACTATGCTATATCACTTCCTCAACGAGTTAATCCTGCCATTTTGGGCTTAATACTCGACTACTGTCGGTTTCATCAAGTACCTGGTCGCTCTAATAAG GAGCGCAAAATTTTTGATGAGAAATTTATTCGAATGGATACAAAAAAGTTATGCGAGTTGACATCCGCTGCTGACAGCCTCCAATTGAAGCCTTTGGTTGATCTCACCAGCCGAGCACTTGCTCGAATTATTGAAGGAAAAACACCCGAGGAGATACGCGAGACATTTCATTTACCTGATGACCTCACAGAG GAGGAGAAGTTGGAACCTCTGAGGAACATAACTGATGATCCACGTATCCGGCTTCTTAATCGGTTATATGCTAAAAAGAGGAAAGaattaaaagagagagagaaactgaaG AATGTTGAGGCTGAGGAGGAGCGTGTTGATGAGCGTTCAGTTGATGATCTCTTGACATTTATAAATGGTGGAAATAGAG AAGCAAAGGGGATTAAGACCaataagaataaaaagaaaaatcgaaGAAGAAAAGATCATCCAAAAGATTCTTCAACCAATGTAAATGGACATAATAAG GACTTGGATGCACTTTCTTCTGCTTCCCACGATGGTGACATAATCAATGTTGAGTTGTCGTCTCCCAGTTCTTCAAAGTTGCAAGATTCTACGTCTGTTACCTTTTCACCAAAGCTTGACTTTGATGATGGTGATTTGGATGATGATTTAGATCCTGCCATGAAGGAAGAGCTTGACAG GGAAGTGGAGGATTTTGCACGCAGATTAAATTCAGATTGGCCAGAAAGGATGCAGGAAATTTTATCTTTAGGTCAAGAGAGGAGACTTGCACCAATAAATATCAACGGCAATGGCTCTGCACATGGATATAAAA GTTTGGACAGGAGATAA
- the LOC137720127 gene encoding short-chain dehydrogenase TIC 32, chloroplastic-like isoform X2: MWFFRGKGPSGFSSSSTAEEVTQGIDATGLTAIVTGASSGIGTETARVLALRGAHVVMAVRNVAAGKDVREAIVKQIPTAKVDTMEMDLTSLSSVRKFASDFNSSGLPLNILINNAGVMATPFLLSKDKIELQFATNHAGHFLLTDLLLDTMKKTARKSSKQGRIVNVSSEAHRFPYPEGIRFDKINDQAGYRSYLAYGQSKLANILHANELARRLKEQGADITANSLHPGVIATNLFRYNSAINGLVNVLGRVLLKNVQQGAATTCYLALHPQVKGVTGKYFADSNLSKTTPRGQDVEMGKKLWDFTMDLTK; encoded by the exons ATGTGGTTCTTTAGAGGAAAAGGCCCATCCGGGTTCTCGTCGTCTTCCACAGCAGAAGAAGTTACTCAAGGGATTGATGCCACTGGTCTCACCGCCATTGTTACAG GAGCATCGAGTGGTATTGGCACCGAAACTGCACGCGTTCTTGCACTGCGCGGTGCCCATGTGGTTATGGCAGTGAGGAATGTGGCTGCCGGTAAAGATGTAAGAGAAGCAATAGTGAAGCAAATTCCCACTGCCAAAGTTGATACCATGGAAATGGATCTCACTTCCTTATCATCCGTGAGAAAATTCGCATCGGATTTCAATTCCTCCGGGCTTCCTCTCAACATCCTAAT TAACAATGCAGGAGTTATGGCAACCCCTTTCTTGCTTTCTAAGGACAAAATCGAACTTCAGTTCGCGACAAACCACGCAG GTCATTTTCTTTTGACAGACCTTTTGTTGGATACTATGAAGAAAACAGCACGCAAAAGCAGCAAACAAGGGAGAATTGTAAATGTGTCCTCAGAAGCTCACCGCTTTCCATATCCTGAAGGAATTCGTTTTGATAAGATTAACGACCAAGCAGG GTACAGAAGTTATCTTGCATACGGCCAATCAAAGCTTGCTAACATTTTGCATGCTAACGAGCTTGCAAGACGTTTAAAG GAACAAGGGGCAGATATAACAGCAAACTCACTTCACCCTGGTGTAATTGCTACCAATCTTTTCCGTTATAACAGCGCTATTAACG ggcttgtTAACGTGCTTGGTAGAGTTTTGCTTAAAAATGTTCAGCAG GGAGCAGCAACGACGTGCTACCTGGCACTGCATCCGCAAGTCAAGGGGGTGACCGGCAAATATTTTGCCGATAGTAACCTATCCAAGACAACTCCACGAGGGCAAGATGTGGAGATGGGAAAGAAGCTATGGGATTTCACCATGGATTTGActaaatga
- the LOC137720472 gene encoding U-box domain-containing protein 32: MGSVGEVGEGRVLSDVEETIFVAVGKDLKQSETTLAWAVKNFAGKRICLLHVHKPSLLLSLSEGIGSASKLKQGAVKALQGAERTKLRKLLDQYRMVLTGAGVEANELWIEMGNVEEGIVEIIARHHIRWLVMGAAADEHYSERLAEIKSRKAFFVCQKAASSCHIWFVCKGHLIYTRGDREDESEIEIAPPLLLMNSAFGTEQPEHLRSESTDSLRNLSSADAEEDTSELEEISGRSTLLMIDAEGEANGESSHSVEQAIVDTKNLKQKEFEQTTRRWKDEDDEMEAKCKAKAFESLCTKEMSQRKEMEEKLARLKQEIDGVKDESEEFIRQLSMVEDKKLVLEKQLEASQCEVRELEEKIISAAGLLMSFREKRDTMKIEHRNAIRKVRRLETMINGEAASFDQAEFPIFSFMEINEATHNFDPSWKIKEGRRGSVYKGILRHMHVAIKMLPSYGSKTQLDFEHEVEVLSRVRHPNLVTLIGTCPESRSLVYEYLKNGCLEDLLACKDSTPPLPWQIRTSIATEICSALIFLHSNIPCLVHGNLKPSNILFDANFVSKLINLGINSLIPQNENPTNFTKICSDPNGAHVYMDPEYLETGKLTPESDVYSFGIILLQLLTARPLSGLVKDVKYALENDNFKALLDVSAGDWPLEQAKEMAYIALRCCENKRLDRLDLLVAHEAMRASCAASASCLVSKKLIRTPSHFLCPILQEVMQDPQIAADGFTYEEEAIRGWLKSGHNTSPMTNLELEHCKLVPNYALQYAIQQWQLQL, encoded by the exons ATGGGGAGCGTTGGAGAGGTCGGAGAAGGGCGGGTGTTGTCGGATGTGGAGGAGACTATATTTGTTGCGGTGGGGAAGGACTTGAAGCAGAGCGAAACGACGCTGGCTTGGGCGGTGAAGAACTTCGCCGGGAAGAGGATTTGCCTGCTACATGTTCACAAACCTTCTCTCCTACTTTCGCTGT CAGAAGGGATCGGTTCTGCTAGTAAATTGAAACAAGGAGCAGTTAAGGCGTTACAGGGAGCTGAGAGGACGAAATTACGAAAGCTTCTAGATCAATACCGAATGGTTCTCACCGGAGCGGGG GTGGAGGCAAATGAATTATGGATTGAGATGGGAAATGTCGAAGAGGGAATTGTCGAAATAATTGCTCGGCACCATATTAGATGGCTCGTCATGGGGGCAGCTGCAGATGAACATTATTCTGA GAGATTGGCTGAGATAAAATCCAGGAAAGCATTTTTCGTATGCCAAAAGGCAGCTAGTTCCTGTCATATTTGGTTTGTTTGTAAGGGGCACCTCATATATACAAG GGGAGATAGAGAAGATGAATCTGAAATAGAAATTGCCCCTCCTCTGCTGCTGATGAATTCGGCTTTTGGAACCGAGCAACCAGAACACTTAAGATCAGAATCAACTGATTCGCTGAGAAATCTG AGCTCTGCAGATGCTGAGGAAGATACCAGCGAGTTGGAAGAAATATCAGGGAGGTCGACCCTGTTGATGATAGATGCG GAGGGAGAAGCAAATGGTGAAAGTTCTCATAGCGTAGAACAAGCCATTGTGGATACTAAGAACTTAAAACAGAAGGAATTTGAACAGACAACTAGGCGGTGGAAAGACGAAGATGATGAGATGGAGGCTAAATGCAAG GCCAAAGCATTTGAAAGTTTATGCACTAAGGAGATGAGCCAAagaaaagagatggaagaaaagcTTGCTAGATTAAAGCAAGAAATAGACGGGGTGAAAGATGAGAGTGAGGAATTTATAAGACAACTCTCGATGGTTGAGGACAAGAAGTTAGTGCTGGAGAAACAACTAGAAGCATCACAATGTGAGGTAAGGGAGTTAGAGGAGAAAATCATCTCAGCTGCAGGGCTCTTGATGAGTTTCAGGGAAAAACGGGATACAATGAAGATAGAGCATAGAAATGCAATTAGAAAGGTCAGACGGCTAGAGACAATGATAAATGGGGAAGCTGCAAGCTTTGATCAGGCAGAATTCCCTATCTTCTCTTTTATGGAGATCAACGAGGCAACTCACAACTTTGATCCATCCTGGAAGATTAAAGAAGGAAGACGCGGAAGTGTTTATAAAGGGATTCTTCGCCACATGCATGTTGCTATTAAGATGTTGCCTTCTTATGGTTCTAAAACTCAATTGGACTTTGAACACGAG GTAGAGGTCTTGAGCAGAGTGCGGCATCCAAACTTGGTAACACTAATTGGAACCTGTCCGGAATCCAGGTCACTTGTATATGAGTACCTAAAGAATGGCTGCCTTGAAGACCTCCTTGCCTGCAAAGACAGCACCCCACCTCTTCCATGGCAAATTCGAACGTCCATTGCTACAGAGATATGCTCTGCCCTCATATTCCTTCACTCAAACATTCCTTGTCTTGTCCATGGGAACTTGAAACCCAGTAACATTCTTTTTGATGCGAACTTTGTGAGCAAACTTATAAATTTGGGCATCAATTCTTTGATCCCACAGAACGAAAACCCGACCAACTTCACCAAAATATGCAGTGACCCAAATGGAGCTCATGTGTATATGGATCCAGAGTATCTTGAAACTGGAAAACTCACACCAGAATCTGATGTTTACTCATTCGGGATTATACTGTTGCAACTTTTAACTGCAAGACCGCTTTCAGGATTAGTGAAGGATGTGAAATACGCGTTAGAAAATGACAACTTCAAAGCATTGCTGGACGTTTCAGCCGGAGACTGGCCACTAGAGCAAGCAAAAGAGATGGCTTACATAGCACTGAGGTGCTGCGAGAACAAGCGCTTGGATCGGCTAGACCTATTGGTTGCCCACGAGGCAATGAGAGCTTCATGCGCTGCCTCAGCATCGTGCTTGGTTTCCAAGAAGCTTATTCGGACACCATCTCATTTCCTCTGCCCCATCCTGCAG GAAGTCATGCAAGATCCACAAATTGCAGCAGATGGTTTCACATACGAAGAAGAAGCGATACGAGGATGGCTGAAAAGCGGCCACAACACGTCGCCGATGACAAATCTTGAGCTCGAACACTGCAAATTGGTCCCCAATTATGCCCTTCAGTATGCAATTCAACAGTGGCAACTACAGTTGTAA